Proteins co-encoded in one Cuculus canorus isolate bCucCan1 chromosome 22, bCucCan1.pri, whole genome shotgun sequence genomic window:
- the NCDN gene encoding neurochondrin: MAEGGGSSSATLKRCLGVLRDARNDSEQFAALLLVTKAVKAGEIDAKTRRQIFDAIGFTFPNRLLASRQPPAGCPEHTFRALGLTLLACFCTDPELAGHSQILNKIPTFNDILVSPCDPDTTSMIDDAYQCLSAVLATTRGPRELVTKGTVSALCQAYLNCGYGSDRALTLLLGLLAIAEAKCWQRDAPHLLAVLSKLSNDFLKAEDMTKFELCEVLPHFIPLSPPLTQDSQGSECLCRLYKGLANILGSKLSQSQRDPALKLAACLVQACGSEWIPAGSAGSKFLALLVNLACVEVRLTLEEPEPLETEGKKEVVTACYVLIEMGIQECLREEKPLLEDVQKMQLMRIMEEAFGAVIFYLRQVKDEELQDPFIFASVRILGAWMAEETSSLKQEICELLPFLVHYTKKLFKEGSTAPQPELVSTEGSVLPQDALRLLLPAFCHLTAEDRPRDILISEGAPALLCEYFLRQWEVLASECGSLTPLPSAEMSLQTACGIFLNLVVTVPDLIRQDKTFSSLMDVLLKSLPVLLPQKDHLVLTANIVTLGLMMARILASSAVLQGTQPAKEFFGAAICFLSQAHTAQAEPGSDSLAVAVSPAYTSTWDDIRELWFLGMQALASCVPLFPWLPQAVLQAKWLESLSELLTHVAPASLDFELIAAFQGVLVELARASEPCRDVILSHHGVEWANLYGMAALEQCLSEP, encoded by the exons ATGGCCGAGGGCGGTGGGAGTAGTAGCGCCACGCTGAAGCGGTGCCTGGGCGTGCTCAGGGACGCCAGGAACGACAGCGAGCAGTTCGCAGCGCTGCTGCTG GTGACTAAAGCAGTCAAAGCTGGTGAAATAGACGCCAAGACTCGTCGCCAGATCTTTGATGCAATCGGATTCACATTTCCAAACCGCCTGCTCGCCTCCAGGCAGCCCCCGGCCGGCTGCCCCGAGCACACCTTCCGGGCGCTGGGCCTGACTCTCTTGGCATGTTTCTGCACTGATCCAGAGTTAGCAGGTCACTCCCAGATCCTGAACAAGATCCCAACCTTCAATGACATCCTGGTTTCCCCCTGTGATCCGGACACCACATCCATGATCGATGATGCATACCAGTGCCTCAGTGCTGTCCTGGCCACTACCAGGGGCCCCAGAGAGTTGGTGACCAAAGGGACGGTGTCTGCCCTGTGCCAGGCCTACCTGAATTGCGGTTACGGCTCTGACCGTGCCTTGACGCTGCTCTTGGGGCTGTTGGCCATAGCAGAGGCAAAGTGCTGGCAGAGGGACGCTCCACACCTCCTGGCTGTGCTGAGCAAGCTCTCCAATGATTTTCTCAAGGCTGAGGACATGACTAAATTTGAGTTGTGTGAGGTGCTCCCACACTTCATCCCTCTATCACCACCTCTCACGCAGGACTCGCAGGGCTCCGAGTGCCTCTGTAGACTTTACAAAGGGCTGGCCAACATCTTGGGCAGTAAACTCAGCCAGTCACAGCGGGACCCTGCTCTGAAGCTCGCTGCCTGCCTCGTGCAGGCCTGTGGATCGGAGTGGATCCCAGCAGGGAGTGCTGGAAGCAAGTTCCTGGCCTTGCTGGTGAACTTGGCTTGTGTGGAAGTCCGGCTGACCCTAGAGGAGCCAGAACCCTTGGAGAcggaggggaagaaagaagtggTAACAGCCTGCTATGTCCTTATTGAGATGGGGATCCAGGAGTGcctgagagaagagaaaccACTGCTAGAAGACGTGCAGAAAATGCAGCTCATGAGGATCATGGAGGAGGCATTTGGAGCTGTAATATTCTACTTGAGACAG GTTAAAGACGAGGAGCTACAAGATCCTTTCATATTTGCTTCTGTTCGAATCCTTGGAGCCTGGATGGCAGAAGAGACATCCTCCCTCAAGCAGGAAATCTGTGAGCTCTTGCCTTTCCTTGTTCATTACACCAAGAAGCTTTTCAAAGAGGGCAGCACAGCTCCCCAGCCAGAGCTGGTCAGCACCGAGGGCTCTGTCTTACCCCAGGATGCTCTGAG actgctgctccctgcctttTGCCATTTAACAGCAGAAGACAGGCCCCGGGACATCCTCATCTCGGAAGGggcaccagcactgctgtgcGAGTACTTCCTGCGTCAGTGGGAGGTGCTTGCCTCTGAGTGCGGGTCCCTGACTCCACTGCCAAGCGCTGAAATGAGCCTGCAGACTGCGTGCGGGATTTTCCTTAACCTGGTTGTGACCGTGCCCGACCTCATCAG GCAAGACAAAACCTTCTCCTCCTTGATGGACGTGTTGCTGAAGTCTCTTCCGGTTCTGCTGCCCCAGAAGGATCACCTGGTTCTCACAGCGAACATTGTCACGCTGGGCCTAATGATGGCCAGGATCCTTGCGAGTTCTGCAG ttcTTCAGGGGACGCAGCCTGCCAAGGAGTTTTTCGGAGCTGCCATTTGCTTCCTATCGCAGGCCCACACGGCGCAGGCAGAGCCCGGTAGCGACAGCTTGGCTGTGGCTGTGTCACCTGCCTACACGAGCACCTGGGATGACATCCGTGAGCTCTGGTTCCTGGGGATGCAGGCCTTGGCCAGCTGCGTGCCGCTTTTCCCCTGGCTGCCGCAAGCCGTCCTCCAGGcaaagtggctggaaagcctCTCAGAGCTCCTGACCCACGTTGCTCCAGCCTCGCTGGATTTTGAGCTCATTGCCGCTTTCCAGGGCGTGTTGGTAGAACTGGCCAGAGCCAGCGAGCCCTGCAGGGACGTGATCCTATCACACCACGGCGTGGAATGGGCCAACCTGTACGGTATGGCCGCTTTGGAACAATGTCTGTCAGAGCCGTGA